In the Haemorhous mexicanus isolate bHaeMex1 chromosome 16, bHaeMex1.pri, whole genome shotgun sequence genome, ggGTTATGTGAGGTCATTGAGCAGCTATGACATCATAGATAgcctctgtgacatcacagagccagctgtgacatcacaaggcAGAGGTCTGACATCACAGAGGAGATTATTACATCACCGACTCTGGTGTGACATCAGAGACCAGCTCTGTGACATAAGAGAATggtctgtgacatcacagagaaggctgtgacatcacagggcagAGGTCTGACATCACAGAGCAGACTATGACATCACAGACTCTGCAGTGACATCAGAGAccagctgtgtgacatcagagaatgggctatgacatcacagggcaggctgtgacatcacagaggggctgtgtgacatcccagcagggctgtgtgaggtcactGGGTTGGtcactctgccccagctccccctcacAGTTTCTCCCAACAAGTCCAAGGCTGTCCATGCCCAGCggggtccctgtcccacggGATTCCCCTGGCCCACCTGGAGCCACAGCCTCCACCAAAGGATGTTCCACAGGATCCACCCCAGAGCCTGACTTGGGGAcaaggggctgggctgtgtgaccAGGACAACAAGGACAGGGATTATCCAGGTCACTGTGGCCTGGGTTGggttccccagggcaggaaagatgtctggcagctggagcagggtctgggAAGGGCCTCCaaggtggggctggagcccttgggctgtgagcagaggcagagggagctgggcttgtccagcccggagcagggaaggctgaggggctcctcatcccagcctggcagtgccaccaaggaggtgatggagaacatagagccaggctcttccctGTGGGGCCTGGTGGGAGAGAAAAACCAAtgggtgggaggggaaaaaggggagagcaaccaggacaggaggagatgaaatgagtcaggctggtttcagcatttcctcaaCACCAGGAGGAGCCTGACCTCCCTTCTCCATCCACCACTGACAGCTTTGCAAATTGGGAATTCTTTGAGCTGTTTTGCCTCCACTCCAGGACGAGCATCCTGATACAAGGACCTAATTGTGTTTATATCTATCACAGAACCACCTCtgtctaaaattaattttagtatGGAAATCACCTGTGGATGGTGCACTCATCAGACATTGCTGGGACATTGCACATGGCTCAGGGAAGAACGTGATTGTTATTAAATTGTGTCCTGTAAAACTGTAGTCTGTTGGCCATGAAGAAaaactttctgtgcctctgagtcCCACCATTTCCTGACCCCCAAAGGACACAAACCTGATGAGTTGTGGTTCCCAATCCAGTGGCAGCACTTGCACCTCCCTCCatagccagagcagagctcccctGTCCCAGAAAGTCCCTGGCAATGCAGGGATGAAGGAaccagggcaggctgtggggatcaggggcagggcagtcagggatttggggtggttgtGAGCCcaaggcaggagccagcccttgGCCCTGGTGAACCTCATCCCATTGTCCTGGGCCCAtggctccagcctgtcctgatccctctgcagagcttcctgccctccagcacagccacactcccacccagcttggGCTCACCTGGGAACTGACTGAGGGTGCCCTCAATGGCCTCATCCAGATCAGCAATAAAGAGATTTCACTGACCTGGCCCCagtcctgagccctggggacacccctggatGTGACTCCATTCCTCACctgctctgagtgccagggGTTGGATGAGGGAAATGGTggggatgtgtttcaggaatgcaaagggccaaggcctgagccccagcccctggcaaggcagatcctgtccctccctcttgctcagggctcttcccaggattggcactgggatgtggggatgggcaatgccaagggcaggaccATGGagcggcccctgccaggctgctgagcagggacaaggaggcaatgaggccccagggctgccagggtcACTTGTCCCCTCGTGGCCTcaggcccagggccagcagccatggccaaagtgctgcccaagctggctctgtcagggcctggcagctgctgcccatccctgtgccctgtgcagcccaggctgtcctacggtgtccctgccctggcctctgtccctgcaggctgtgctcatcccccggctgccccacctggctggccccttcctttgctgacagctctgccccgtgcctgcctctgcctgcccacacaaagcctcaGCCTTGAGACCAAAAGGGTTAATTCAATTTTTACCATGCCAGTGAACTTTTAGCACAGGACCAAGGCATGCAGGGGCTGCTTTCCCAGGAAGGATGgttggaagagaagaagaagacatCTGGCTAAAGAATGCAGTGATAGATAAAAGCAGGACTAAATCTGGGAACTTGGGGTGGGTTTTATGGTAATGGGTAAATTGTAATACACATTTAGCAACTCTATATAAGCAACACACTGGAGAATTACATGTCCACATAAGGTTAGGAGTTATCCCTCACTAGACCTCAGGCCTGAATAAATGATCCCCTCTTAAATAGCAAATTAGTGTTAAGGAGTCTTATTCTGATGTTTTGgagatgtggtggtggcagggcCTCACGGAACCAAGGAGTCAGCTGTGACACTGTGCCAACTCCTGGACCaaagggtccattgtgacactgcagaaccccctggaaacaaaatccattttggCACACTGGGCCACACTGAACCAATGGCCCCTGGTGAAACTGCGGATCCAAGGAGATCATTGTGACCCTGAGAAACCTcttggaaccaaggggccattgtgacacagcaaggccttgtggaaccatgggtccattgtgacacagcagaacctcatggaaccaaggtgaCCGTGTTCTActgcagaacctcatggaacaaagggaccatggtgacacagcagaacctcatggaaccaaggtgaCCGTGTTCTActgcagaacctcatggaacaaagggaccatggtgacactgtggatccaaggagaccattgtgactgaagaacctcatggagccaagaGTCCATTGTTacactgtggggccctgtggaaccaaggggagCACAGTGACTTTGGGGGCTTCATGGAACAATGGAGACTCTTCTGACACCTTGGGACccatgggaaccaaggggacatgTCCTAGGTTGACTGTATGATACTTTTATCCCCAATCATCTtgttccgtttatgctgaatagtaagttttgcacctttaagacttgctccaaggattgagggggggagaggaggcgcgcagtttgtttttcagacactgaactcactcctacacattcctgctcctggactgcatTGCCTGCAGATGAACAGACggcaggacagggctctcttttttttttttttttttttgcttttagttagtttagctagctgaggcaaagaagttcccaggactgtgggtttttgttttttttttttccttatttttccctttctttggacctgttcacacctgctctggactgaacaaccataagagcaccagcagctcgcacCAGTGGGCCAGGCCGAGGCTTGGGCCACGGGATTTccagcgccagagggactgataagggactgagtgagctgaactggaatctggggaggggcctttctgggtttgtcatctcttttggagcagcaaggggttttattgtttaatattgtttaggttttcttgtttaataaacagttttttccacttttctccaaggaggtattttctcctggaccggttgggggaggggcgatagaatccgatttcctagaggagccctttgggggttctctcccaaatttgcccagAACCAGGacggggaggtgtccctgcccatggcaggggccttgggactagatgatctttagggtccaTTCCATCCTTACCatactgtgattctgtggtttccttcccatgcacccagagcagctttgaAATCCATTCAGTGAAGACACAAAGCTCACACAGAGTTTGGCAATGACCAAactccctggcccagcagcacaggacttTGTTGCCCAAGTCCTCCCCTTGGGACACTCAGCACTGTGTTCTATTTGCACAGACTGAGAGCTGCAAAGTGACAACTGCCacacagggagaggagcaggtgctggccaaggctgctccttctacaaacagcctgggctcagtggggctcagccacctctgctctgctgctgtctgggcactgggaggtggTCCAGGCTCAGGGAGCCGATTTCTAACTCAGCTCCTACCACCTGGTGATGGATACATGTCAAATGGACCCATCCTGGAGGCCaggggcctggaggggctcagtGCTTGTTCACTAAAGCTcttctgctctggagctctctgGCCTTTGAGGAAATGCTGGCAAAGCCACAGCATAAAaacctctccctgcactgcctggacTGTTCTGGGATCAGTAAGGCAGACCCAGCATTCTGAGCCCTGGCCTGGCACGGGAGACTCCCTAgaagctgcagggccaggggggatgtgccagcactgccctgctgaccAGGGACTCTTCCCAACAGCTCCATGGGAGCCCAGTGGGCTCAGGCTTGCACCATGGCTTcactgaggggcagagaagcagggcaaaggagctgcacctgagatgctgcagtaagCCACACTTCCATACTCCAGTGCTTCCAGGGGTTTGAAGGTCACCTTGATTTCAGCCGAACAATTCGGCCCGATTTCTCCTTCCtacaacagagagagacagcaaaacattgCTCTGCACACTTCACACTGCTTGTTTGCAACCACACTCCTGTAAGCCTTTGTTTAGAGCATCAGTGATGAGTGAACCACCCAAGGAGCCAAGgaaaccctccaaacccagctcaacCCAGCGCTGGAAGCTCTCAATGCTCAGCTGATCAGCTCCCACTCTCCAcaagattcctgctgctctgacacaagctcttgctcacatcatgctgctggcagccacagtggGATGCAACTGCCCCTGTGCACTGGTGGCTCTTGGCCTTAGATGGGCCATAGGAGTGATCAAGAAGAGAACATGATGCCCttccttgaaatgcaaatattagttaagctgttttgaaagaaagcagaggttggGATTATTCTGGGCTTTACTCCAAGATGAGAAGGGATTTTGCACTGTGCACACACCAGGTACTCATCATCTCTCACAATGCCAGCACTCAGAATCAGGGCTCTGCTTGATGGGAGCACGTGGCAGTTTGCTTGCatcaccagaaaaggaaaaggttttgtgtccctgtgtgcaggagaacTCCAAAGGCCCATTTCAGCCTTGCACCCTGGTGTCCAGGCTCACAGATGACACTGGAAGGCAGACTCAGAAATAGTGCAAGGCGTGCTTACAGGAGGGGATTGGCATTTCTGGCATTACCCTTGGGCTGAATTTGACCTCCTTTTGCCAGGGAACCGTGGCAAGCTTCAGGTCAgtgtgtgagctggcagtgctccaacagcctctgctgaaccCCACGTGTTGggggagcccctgcctgcaataactgctccctgtgacactgcagggacacgcacacaGTGCCTTGAGCAGCTCGAGCCTGACAGCAGAGCTCGGCTTTTTcaggttcccagccctgccttgagcctgcagggcacaaatgctttgagcagggagctctgcagccactccagaaactccatgtcctccctcccaccacatggggccagctgaggatctgcccagtgactgcagccGGGGGAAGGGGGATGGGGGCAGGGTGCTTGGGAGGAGCAagtggaagaggaagaggaggaggaaaatgaggttctCAGCTATCACTTACCATTGGCTcgatggaaaaaatgtcatgggagaacagcatggggtcttctggcacctttgccatcttctcctggaccatgcttttgaaggaactaagggaaagaagagggtgtatcacctttggaaagaggggctggcaattcaggaaatgtttagggATGTTGTCAGGTCATGTAGGAAGAAGATTAGAGAGACAAGAGCCCAGTGAGAACCTGTGGAAATCCAGTCATGACAATcgacctttccttcccaaaatgccatccctggctggagtatcaatggaactggaatactgagtgctgagctcctgaaggccagggacacacaccccaGTGCCGGGGATGGTTTACTTGGCCTAAAACATTCAAAAGCACCAACACCCCCCTGAGGCCAAACATTAGTTTCACTCTTGGGCCATGGAtctcactgaaatgcatctttcaaaccaacctcctcttctcttcattctcttcttcctcactaggaaaagccttccactgGAAGTGGGCTGTGATGTTACTCCTGTTCTCAATGAACACAGTTCTGTGGCTTGACATGGTGATGAAAGTCTTGTCAAGCTCCACGGAACTTGTGCTCAGCCCAACgttgacatccacagcttctccgtggagctttgtgtggataatttcttcccctggaacaaagcaaaggggagtctttgctcagctcactgcctgATGGAAGCACAAGGAACGGAGCAAACCACAGGGCACAGAAGAAAGTGTCCCAGTTTTGAGCTGAATGAGCAGTTCTTGAAGACCAAGGAATAGTTACTGTTGAATTTGCTGTGTGGTTCTTcggtttcttttccattgaaaacattCTGATTTAGTCCAAAAAGGACACATTTCATTAGCATTTCAATGAGAGCTGCtctaagaaaaggagcaattaaaattctgaaagagtgaaaatgcagattagagcaatacagtgacctggaaacaagacccaaaaggaggatgccatttacagtctgaagggtccaatcccagctcaatgaagcaccatcagcaggagcacatcaaggaagcagaacaggaggtttctgtgtatttaccagcaatgcagtctgggactctgggtCGTCATGCAGACTGGTAACTGCTTGCTTGGCCCAGCAGACAAACTCTGTGCAATGTGTTGGAAATAATTatgcagctgtgtttgtgcatgCTTTGGATTCAACAGGAGCAATCAGCATTGGTCACCAGGTAAAGAGCTCTTGCCTGACAAACACAAGACTCTGTGCTTtggtgctcagggacagcccagaggaaaagtgcttctgcccagcagctgctgggctttgtgctcttctacagccccactgagcaaacaaaagttcctggccttggtgctttgctgctggtcaatctgtcacttcaaagtgtcttctggggactttggtgatgaatgcatcacacacaaaaacaaagagaacatctggcaagctgagctttgttcatgtcagcagtgacagctgatgaacttgcttcaggttctgctcatgaaggacctcttgctgcaatgatgggctgagctgttcccattgccactggggagaacatcactgctggctggtggagaagccttGGGCCAGCAATGTTTATGGGCTGGACGTGTgactttggagggaggggaggaaagacaaggccccagcagccccagagccagatcagtgcacgtgctcctgcatctgccccggggctgatgccagccctgctgcagctctctgctggggctcgggggatcagtgcctgctgggggcaaggcacaggattcttcccttagtcttttgccagaaatttcatcagaatGAGGACATGGAGGAGGACTGGTGGAGCAAATTCTATGTGTCCATGGAGGACAAGGACCCCAAATTCCCGTGGGGAACCAACGAGGACAGACTGAatgtgagccagagcctgggacctgcactgggacagggacagctggggacatggatggggacagagacagggacaggacagggctggggacagggacagggaggataaagggagtgggtgaggacagggatagggatgaaggtggggaggggacaaggatgaggatgaggagggaatGGGACAAGGATGAAGAAAGGGCCGGGCCCGCggtggggagcagccccgggtCTGATccaaggccagccctgccccgcaGATCTACGGCTGCGAGCTGGAGGCGGTGCCCGAGTTCGAGGGGCTGCAGGATTTCTGCCAGACCTTCCCCCTCTCCAAACCCGGCCGTGCCCCCGAGCCCGTGGGCAGCTTCAAGGTGGGTGAAGCCCTCCTCCCCGTGGGACGCCGTGGCCGCGGGGCGGGACCCCCGGAGGGCACCGAGGGTCTCTCAGGGGCTGTTCCGCATCTACCCCGTGCCCCAGGAGGGCGGAGCCGCCCCCGCGCCGCGCTGCTTCCAGCGCCTGCCGCCCCGCCAGCCGCAGCCGTGCCTGCTGCGCGTCTACGTCGTGCGAGCCTTCGACCTGTCCCCCCGCGATGTCACCGGGCTGGTGAGGACAGCGGGGacgcccgcggggccgggcggggcggggcggggcggagcAGCCGTGTCACCGCGGTGTCCCCTCCGTGCCCCAGAGCGATCGCTACGTGCGGGTGGCGCTGGGCAAGAAGACGCTGGGACAGCGGGACCAGTACGTGCCCAACACCCTGGAGCCCGTCTTTGGCAGGTGCGGCACTGTCACCCCCGGGGCGGGTGGcccgtgtcactgtcacctccagggggcactgggggcgCTCACCAGGtcaccattcccagtgctgttgTGCCACCAGATCCCtgtgccattccctgtgccaccacctgtcccactccctgtcctgccatgtccctgtgtcctcacctgtcccactccctgtgccaccagctgaaccattccctgtcctgagggacagggaggggacacggggggctgggaggggggccaggaggggacatggtGGGCACAGGAGGATGGCACGGAGCGGGCACAGAGGGGGAATTGGGACACAAGGAGGGGCAGGATGGGGGGCACAGGAAGGTTTGGAGGgcacaggagggtttggggggcacaggAAGATGGCACAGAGGGCCAGGGGCGGGCACAGGGGtaactcccagcagaggtgccgctgccctgtccccagcgcGGGCCCCGCGTGCTGGCGGgaccagctgtgccccagccgggccctggagctcctggcgGGCACCCGGGGGCTGCCCGGGCCCCGCTTCAGCCGCGGGGGCACCGCCCTGAGCCTGAGCGGGCAGCGCTTCGAGCTGCGCCACTTGGGTgaggggagggactgggggagcttgggggggtgtggggggttttggggggatctggtggggtttgggagcaTGTGGGGTGGGtctggtgggggtttgggggggtttgggggggggtctggggtgtTTTCCAGGGATcggggggggggtttggggtatctgggtgggtctggggtgtctggggtaatttgggggtgttggggggggTCTGTGAGGTGGCTGTCGGGTGGGTGACAGGTGGGTCGGTGTCACTGAGCGGGGCCACCCCCCGCCGCGACACGCCGGGCCCCCCGGGAGCGCCTGGCCCTGCACGTGCTGAACCTGTGCGAGCTCTTCCCGGAGCACTTGGAGACCCGCGGGCTGCAGAGCCgcgcccagcctggcctggagcaggtgacagcGACACCGGGGACAGCGACACCGGGCTGGGGGTGACAGCGACACCTGGCGGGGAGGGgtgatggggacattggggtgacAGAGAACGTGGGGATGGGAACATCGCAGGGACAGCGACGCTGGGGTGGATGCCAGGGACCCCAGGAGTGGGTGATGGGACCAgggggtgacaaggacaggtgCTGGGGGGACAAAGGAACCCTGCGGTGATGAGGAGCCTGGGGCcgtggggacagagaggggacactgggggacacccggggacatGGGGCTGGTgccaccctgtcctgctgtccccagggcaagGTGCAGATGTGGGTGGACATTTTCCCCACCAGCCTTGGCCCCCCTAGGCCCCCTGTGAACATCGACCCCCACAAGGCGAAGGGGGTGAGTGAGGGACAGGACacccctgtggggacagggccaccccccgtggggacagggccaccccgGGTGGAAGGTGacccgtccctgtcccctcctgaggTACGAGCTGCGCTGCGTGGTGTGGAACGTGGGGGACATGGATCCTGGGGACATCAACCTGCTGGGCCAGCGCATGAGTGACATCTACGTGTCCGGGTGTGTCCCCATCAtgtcccctgtcaccccccAGCTTCTGTCCTGCTCACtccagagccccttgcaggtcCTTTGTCACCAGAGGGTCCCTAtcagccatccccagggtccctgtcaccccagggtgtccccatccATGTGGGCACAGtggtgacagcagtgtcccctggggggtggcacagaggtgacagcggtgtccctgcaggtggcTGGATGGGCTCtccgagcagcagcagcacactgacATCCACTATCGCTCCCTGAACGGCCGCGGTGCCTTCAACTGGCGCTTCGTGTTCCCCTTCGAGTTCCTGGCGGCCGAGAAGCTCTGCGCCATCCGCCGCAAGGTCAGAGACAgccagagaggggacagagtggggacacagcccagggacacgTGCGACCTTGCCGTGTCCTCGGGCAGGAGCACGTGTGGAGTTTGGACGAGATGCTGCTGAAGGTGCTGCCCAAGCTCATCCTGCAGGTGTGGGACAATGACAAGTTCAAGGTGGACGATCTGCTGGGTGAGAGCCCGTGTCACCACTGGGGGGACAccgcaggggacaggggacagccagtggggacagggagcaccCATTGGTGATAAGGAGCTCCCC is a window encoding:
- the LOC132334610 gene encoding myoferlin-like yields the protein MEEDWWSKFYVSMEDKDPKFPWGTNEDRLNIYGCELEAVPEFEGLQDFCQTFPLSKPGRAPEPVGSFKGLFRIYPVPQEGGAAPAPRCFQRLPPRQPQPCLLRVYVVRAFDLSPRDVTGLSDRYVRVALGKKTLGQRDQYVPNTLEPVFGSAGPACWRDQLCPSRALELLAGTRGLPGPRFSRGGTALSLSGQRFELRHLAGPPPAATRRAPRERLALHVLNLCELFPEHLETRGLQSRAQPGLEQGKVQMWVDIFPTSLGPPRPPVNIDPHKAKGVTRPCPLLRYELRCVVWNVGDMDPGDINLLGQRMSDIYVSGWLDGLSEQQQHTDIHYRSLNGRGAFNWRFVFPFEFLAAEKLCAIRRKEHVWSLDEMLLKVLPKLILQVWDNDKFKVDDLLGILELELTQLPHPACSARLCRATLQDLPWFSWAWLSLPRFFWAQLSRAWLSLARFSWLWLPLAWLSRCWCRALARQRSPLNLFRRRRARGWWPCTVHKDGGQWLLGKLELSLELLSAQEAEERPVGKGREEPKKHPTLPEPRHPKSSFLWLTSPLSLVRHGVRWHYLLWLGLGLAALLLLLLLHSFFPGTLKVKVADPRQLLPAKEQPGTKPPLTER